The Microbacterium sp. W4I20 genome segment ATGATCACCTCGGAAGCCGCGACGTCTTCGGACGTGGACGCAGCCCTCGGCGACCTGCAGACGCATCTGAACCTCATCTTCGCGAGGACTCGGACGCTCTGGAAGGAGTCGGCGGCGCGGATCGACCCGGAGCTGCAGGTGGGCGGGTACAAGCTGCTCACGTTCATCGACCGGGCAGGGACCGCGAACGCGCATGAGCTCGCCGGGCTCTTCGAGATGGACAAGTCCGTCATCAGCCGCCAGGTGCGGATGCTGGAGGAGCTGGGCCTGATCGAGTCGAGGCCGGACGAGCGCGACGGGCGGCTGCGGGTGCTGACAGCGACCCCGTCGGCCCGGTCCGTGCTCGCCGAGCTGCGTCGCGACCACGCCACGCGTCTGCGCACCGTGGTGGCGGAGCTCACGCAGGACGAGATCCACGCGGCATCCAAGGTCTTCAAACTGCTCTCGGAGATCTGAACGAAGACGAGTCGGCGCCCGGACGGTGCCGACCGAGGCCCCACTGTCCGTATGACGGTGGGGCCTCGTCCGTGACGTGCCGGTTTGTCGAACAGCCTTTTCTGTGGTTCAGTCGAAGGACTTTCCCGCTTCATTCGACTAGGCAAGACCGCACAGAACGGTACCTCGGTGAACTGGATCGCCTCCAACCTCGGATTGATCTTCGATCTCACGATCAATCACATCCGTCTGGCGATCCTTCCCATCATCCTCGGCTTCCTGATCGCGGTGCCGCTGGGCTGGGTGGCCAGCCGCAATCGCACCGCCAGGACCTTCATCATCACCGCGGGCAGCCTGCTGTACACGATCCCGTCCCTGCCGCTGTTCGTCATGCTGCCGGTCATCCTCGGCACCCGGATCCTGGATGACACCAACCTGGTCGTCGCGCTCTCGATCTACGCGGTCGCGATCATGCTGCGCTCCGCGACGGACGCATTCGGATCCGTCGATCGGTCCATCATCGAATCCGCGAAGGCGATCGGCTTCTCCCACGGCGGACGGTTCTGGCGCGTCGAGTTCCCTCTCGCGGGTCCCGTGCTGCTCGCCGGACTCCGCGTGGTCTCGGTGTCGACCATCGCACTCGTCTCGGTGGGCGTGATCATCGGTTCCGAGAACCTCGGCTACCTGTTCCAGAACGGCAAGCAGCGCGGCATCCTCGAAGAGGTCGTCGTCGGGATCGTCATGAGCCTGCTCATCGCTCTGGTCTTCGACCTGATCCTGGTGCTGCTCGGGCGCATCCTGATGCCGTGGAGCAGGGCCGCCGATGTGCGTGTACCTCGCGGCGCCGGCGGCATCACCGACGCCGAGAGCGCCCGCCCGCTCGTGTCGCCCCCGGGACAGGGGGTCTGATGGACTTCCTGATCAAGGCCATCGCGTGGATCGTCGATCCCGCCAACTGGGTGCCTGGCTCGCAGAGTCCGCTGCCCATCGGAGACCGGCTCGTCGAGCATCTCGTCTACTCGGGCGTCTCGGTCGTGATCGCGATGCTCATCGCCCTGCCGCTCGGCTTCTTCATCGGGCACACCGGGCGCGGGCGCCAGTTCGTGATCGGCTTCACCGGTGCCATGCGCGCTCTGCCGACGCTCGGGCTGCTCTTCTTCCTCACCATGGTGCTGCGATCGGGCCTCAGTACCACTCCCGCCGTTCTCGTCGGCTCGATCACGGCTTTCGTCCTGCTGGCGATTCCCTCGCTGCTCGCGGGGGCCTACGCCGGGTTGGAGAGCGTCAGTCGCGAAGCGATCGACGCGGCACGGTCGATCGGGATGACGGAGCTGCAGATCCTGTTCAGGGTCGAGATCCCCCTGGGCCTGTCCGTCATCATCGGCGGCATCCGGTCCGCCGTACTGCAGGTCATCGCGACGGTGACGATCGCCTCGTACGTCGGACTCGGCGGCCTCGGACGCATCATCTCGGCCGGCATCGGCCTCAACGACTACACCATGATCCTCGGCGGCGCGCTGCTGGTGACCGTCCTCGCGCTCAGCGTCGACGGCCTGCTCGCGCTCCTCCAGCGTCTCACCCGAACGCCCGGGCAGTCATCCCGACCGCTCCGGCGTTCACAGCGGAACCGTTCGGATGCCGCGATGGCTCCGAACGTCGATGAAAGGACACCCGCATGACCTCTCGAGCCCGCAAGAACTGGTTGGCCGCCTGCGTGCTGGCCGTCACCGCCACGGTCGCACTCGCCGGATGCGCGACCACCGACCCGACCGCTCCCGCCGGGTCATCGGACGGGGACTCGGCGAAGGGGGATGCCGTCGTCGTGGGTTCCTTCGCCTACCCGGAGAGCGAGATCCTCGGCGAGATCTACGCGCAGGCGCTCGAGGCCGAGGGCTTCGATGTGTCGACCAAGTTCAACATCGGGCCGCGCCAGCAGACGATCCCGGCCCTCCAGGACGGTTCGATCAACCTCATCCCGGAGTACAACGGCAACCTCCTGGCCTACTACGACACCGAGTACACCGAGCGCACGACGGAGGATGTCGACGCAGCGCTGCCGGATGCCGTGGCGGCCGACGACCTGCAGGTGCTCGACTCGGCTGCGGCCGAGGACAAGGACGCCTACGTCGTCACGAAGAAGACCGCCGAGGACAACGATCTGACCGAGATCGGCGACCTGAAGGCGCTGGAGCCGTTCTCGCTGGCCTCGAACCCGCAGTTCGGTGAACTCGGCTACGGCATCCCCGGTTTGCGTGACGTCTACGGCGTCGGGGTGGAGCCGGGGCAGGTCACCTTCGTGCCATACGAGGACTTCGGTGGCCCCGACACCGTGCAGGCACTCGTCGACGGCACCGTTCAGGTCGCCGACATCTACACGACCTCTCCGGCTCTCACGGCCGAGGACCTCGTCGTGCTCGAGGACCCGGAGAACATGATCTCGGCGCAGAACATCATCCCGCTGCTCTCGAAGGACATCTACTCCGACAAGCTCGCAGAGGTGCTCAACGCCATCTCGGCGAAGCTCACCACGGACGACCTGATCGAGCTTCGCGACCGCGTCGAGGGCGACGAGAAGGCTTCGGCTGCCACGGCAGCGGGAGAGTGGCTGTCCGCCGCGGGTCTCGTCAAGTAGCGGCCCCAGAGCCCCGCCGTCGGATCGACGGCGGGGCTTCGCCGTATCATGGCGACCATGAGTGCCTCTTCCGACGAACCCGCCGGATCCGGCGCACCCGCCGATGTCACGGAGGGTGCGGCAGACGGTGATCTCGATCAGGCGATCTCCCGCGTCGAGCATGAGCTCGGCCGGCTCTTCGCCCGCATCCGGGTGAGCTGGCGCGAAGCCGCGACGACCGTGCACCCCGATCTGCAGCCTCTCGGGTACCAGGTGCTCACGTCGATCGCGACGGGTGCGGCGACCTCGGCCGGTGCGATCATCGAGCGCCTGCAGACCGACAAGTCGGCCGTGAGTCGACAGGTGCGTCAGCTCGAGGAGCTCGGGCTGGTGGAGAGCGTCCGCGATGCGGACGATCGCCGGGCGCGCGTCCTCGTCGCCACCGATCTGGCACAGGAACGCGTCGCCCTCGCGCGCTCTCGCTACGAGGCCCGCCTCGGGGAGCGACTGCGACGCTGGTCGGCCGAAGACCTCGATCACTTCGCGGAGCTGCTGGCCGAGTTCGGCGACTGACCGGTGTCGCGCAGGTAGGCGTCGACAATCAGGGCTCCGCGGATGTCGCGGAGCCGGTCGACGATCCGCCCCACTCCCTTCGCGCTCACCGCGGAGAGCTGGAGGTCGTACGGTCCGATCGGCTCGAGCGCGCCCATCCGCACGCGGACGACCTCCCACCCCGCAGCGCGCAGGGCACGGTCCTTCCGCCGGTCGGTCTCCTCCCGTTTGCCGACGTGCTCGAGTCCGTGCCTTCCGACCGTGTCGTACTCGATCGCGATGCGGAGTTCCGGGAGAAGGATGTCGGGCCAGACCTCGGTGTGCCGGAAGAACGGTCGCACCACCTTCACCGCATTGAGGCCGCCGGTGAAGTCCAGGCGTTCCGTCAGTGCTGCGCGCAGCCGCTCCTCCGCCGCCGACGCGGGCTTGGGCGCGCACGCGCTGTGGAACGCCGTCCCTTTCGGCAGATCCGGCGTCTTCGTGCATAGGGCCGGTGCCGGCTTCCGCGGCCGGGCGGGGATCGCCCGCGCCTCGCCCAGCACGACCGGCTGCGGCCGGGCGAGGGTCGAGCACTCCGGACACCACGCCGAGCGCCGGCGCACGCGTCCCGGCCGCTCCCGCTGCTCGGTCGGCGTCGCGGCGAACCGATGACCGACCGCGCACTCCCAGCACAGCAGCACATCGGCGGCCAGCGGCACCTGCGACAGCGAGATCCCGTTGTTGAGCTCGGGGTGGTACTGGCGGATGAGCTCCGGATAGGAGGCCCAGGCGGTGCGGAACTCACCGACCGCGTAGGGCACGGTCGTGCCGCGCGAGAACTGCCGTCTCGCCCACCACTGCTGCACCGGTTCCGCCACACGGTGAAGATAACGGCCTGCGCGGACATTGCCGCCCCTAGCCTGGAACCATGACGACCACGAACGCACGCACCGCCGCGGAGGTCGTCGACTGGCGCCGTCGCGTCTTCGCCCTGTACGACGCGGTCCGGCGGGCCGATTCGCCCGAGGAGGCGCACGAGCTCTGGCGCATCGAGCGTGACGAGCTGATGCTGCACCACCCGGCGACCCCGCTGCTGCCCGAGGATCGGGTGATGTTCGAGGGGCTCCCCATCGCCTCTTACGACCCGCAGTGGCGCTTCGAGCTGCCGATCGTCCCCGCCGACCCCGGCGGCTTCGACTTCGCCACCGGAACCGACGGCGTCGTGCCGTTCGAGCGGATCGGGAAGGTCGAGATCCCCGACACCGGGTCCCTCGACGTCTGGCGCCTGACGACCTACGGCGGCGGGCTGTTCATCCCGGTGCGCGATGCGCTCGCCGGACGCCCGGGCGGCACGTACGGCGGCGGCCGGTATCTGATCGACACGATCAAGGGTGCCGACCTCGGATCGGATGCCGCGCAAGGCACGATCGTGCTCGATTTCAACTTCGCCTACAACCCCTCGTGCGCGTACGACCCGGCGTGGGCATGTCCGCTCGCGCAGCCCGGCAATGTGCTCGGGGTGGCGGTCCCGGTGGGGGAGACATACGCGGGCGGCACGACCTGACAGTCCCGGACCTGCAGGTTTGCGCTGCGGCTGACGCAGGAGAGACACGCAGGGCCGCTCAGCGCGGGGTCATAGCGAGACCTGCCAGTCTCAGGGGGCTGGACGAGCGCGTCCCGGGTGCCCGGGCGTCCTGCTTTTCGACGTCGAGGGGAGAACGCGTGCAGGAGTTGGCTTCGTGAAGGGCGCAGACCCCGATCCTGGCATCGAGGACGTGACGGAGTTCTTCGAGGAGCTGGTGACACCGCGGAAGCGCCTGCCCGGTGCGGACCGGCTGGCCGCCCTCACCGCGCTGCTGACGTCTCCCGTACTCCGCACCGTCGCACTCGTGCAGTGGGCGACGGATCGGAAGACCGGCCTCGCGGCCCTCGCGGCCCAGCACGGCCACGACCGCGCAGAGCGCCAGGCGTCCGACGCGGGCGCGGTCCTCCTCGGTGCCGTGCCCCCGAAGGATCTCGCCCGGCTGGAGGCCGCGCTCCTCACCTGCGAGCGGGCGGCCGCCCGCGCGTCGGTCGAGAGTGAGGCGGCGACCGCGCTCGCAGCATCCGCCTGGTTGTCCTGGATGCTGGGTCGACCGGACGACGCCCGGCAGCATGTCGAGCGGGCGTCGTCTCTCGGCGGCGCGAACACGTTCGTCCTCCTGATCAGAGGCATCGTGGGCGCGGGGCTGACGCCCCGGTGGTCGCAGCAGCGCGGCGACGCACGGAGCTGACTCACCGCGTACGGCGGCTCACGGCGTCGTCGACGCGGGCAGCGCTGCGGTGAGCGCGAACGCGAGGAGCGCGGTCGAGGTGAAGTCGAGGGAGGGCTCGACGGTCTGCCACGCTCCGACGTCGTCGAGATACCGGGAACCCTGGCCGTCGAAGACCGTGAAGGGGACCCCGTCGGCGCCGTCGGCCTCGCACGGTCGCATGGTCTCGAACCGGTTCAGGTCGTCGAGCTTGTCGGCCGCGTTCGGGCCGTTGACCACCGCGCCGAGCAGTTCCTCGTCGGTCTCGGTGAGGTTCGCGACCTGGTGCTCGGGGCAGCGGGGATAGGTCGTTCCGGCACCGATCATGAACGTGGTGCCCCAGGCGTTCGCGCCGAGCACCCATCCTCGCTGGGTGGTCGCGAAGTCCCGATACGAGGCGTCGCCGGATGCCGTCTCATAGAGCGCGGCGGTCGTGATGAGCCCGAACGTGAACGGGACGGCGTCGAAGTCGAGGGTGCTGGCACCCGCCCCGAAGGGATCGCTCGCGGCGTGAGCGACGCCCGCGTCGAGCTGACGTCGCAGATCGCCGAGCAGCGCGGGCGTCGTCGGGTCGTCGAGGGCGATCAGATCGGCGTGCGCGAGCGCGCTGACATCGGCGACACCGAGCGTGCCGGTCGCGTCCGACTCGATGTATCGCGCCGCCCACTCGGCCGCATCCTCCTGCCAGGCCGCGGCGCGGGGGTCGCCGAGGGCGGTTGCGGCTGTCGCGAGCTCGACGGCGGCGAACTCGAGGTCGTCCTGCCAGGAGGATTCCGGATAGAACTCGGCCGGAATCGCGGTCGCCAGGGCCGGCCCCTCTGCGGGGGACGTGTCGGTCTGTGCGTAGATCGCGGACGCGGTGCGCAGGCGGGCCTCCGCTCGCGCGACGTCGCCGCGTGCGGCGGCGCGCTGTGCATCCAGGGCGAATGCGGCGGAGACCCTGCCGGCGACCGACGGCGGGAGGGCTTCGCCCGGTGCGTTCGCGACGAAGACCGGACGATGCGCGATCGTGTGGTCCGGGTCTCCGGGCTTGGCGTCGGAGAGGTCGTCGTCCTCGGGCAGCCGCCAGACGTCGTGATCGCTTCTCACACTGTCGTTCCCGTTCCCGATGCCGACCTGCAGGAAGAGCGTCCGCGTCCGCTCGTCCCACATCCTGTCCAGCCAGTCCATACCGAAGTCCGCCTCGGCATCGAGTGCCGGATCGCCCTCGCCGCGCAGAGCCAGTAGCAGCTGCGACGTCGCGTAGGCGCTCGTGCCGGTGAACTTGAGGAAGTCGCCTGCGTCGAACCAGCCGCCGCTGACGTCGACGGGATCGAGGCCCGCGGGGGTGAGCCGATCGTCGACGAGAGTCTCGCCGCCGTCG includes the following:
- a CDS encoding MarR family winged helix-turn-helix transcriptional regulator, which gives rise to MITSEAATSSDVDAALGDLQTHLNLIFARTRTLWKESAARIDPELQVGGYKLLTFIDRAGTANAHELAGLFEMDKSVISRQVRMLEELGLIESRPDERDGRLRVLTATPSARSVLAELRRDHATRLRTVVAELTQDEIHAASKVFKLLSEI
- a CDS encoding ABC transporter permease; protein product: MNWIASNLGLIFDLTINHIRLAILPIILGFLIAVPLGWVASRNRTARTFIITAGSLLYTIPSLPLFVMLPVILGTRILDDTNLVVALSIYAVAIMLRSATDAFGSVDRSIIESAKAIGFSHGGRFWRVEFPLAGPVLLAGLRVVSVSTIALVSVGVIIGSENLGYLFQNGKQRGILEEVVVGIVMSLLIALVFDLILVLLGRILMPWSRAADVRVPRGAGGITDAESARPLVSPPGQGV
- a CDS encoding ABC transporter permease, whose translation is MDFLIKAIAWIVDPANWVPGSQSPLPIGDRLVEHLVYSGVSVVIAMLIALPLGFFIGHTGRGRQFVIGFTGAMRALPTLGLLFFLTMVLRSGLSTTPAVLVGSITAFVLLAIPSLLAGAYAGLESVSREAIDAARSIGMTELQILFRVEIPLGLSVIIGGIRSAVLQVIATVTIASYVGLGGLGRIISAGIGLNDYTMILGGALLVTVLALSVDGLLALLQRLTRTPGQSSRPLRRSQRNRSDAAMAPNVDERTPA
- a CDS encoding ABC transporter substrate-binding protein; amino-acid sequence: MTSRARKNWLAACVLAVTATVALAGCATTDPTAPAGSSDGDSAKGDAVVVGSFAYPESEILGEIYAQALEAEGFDVSTKFNIGPRQQTIPALQDGSINLIPEYNGNLLAYYDTEYTERTTEDVDAALPDAVAADDLQVLDSAAAEDKDAYVVTKKTAEDNDLTEIGDLKALEPFSLASNPQFGELGYGIPGLRDVYGVGVEPGQVTFVPYEDFGGPDTVQALVDGTVQVADIYTTSPALTAEDLVVLEDPENMISAQNIIPLLSKDIYSDKLAEVLNAISAKLTTDDLIELRDRVEGDEKASAATAAGEWLSAAGLVK
- a CDS encoding MarR family winged helix-turn-helix transcriptional regulator yields the protein MSASSDEPAGSGAPADVTEGAADGDLDQAISRVEHELGRLFARIRVSWREAATTVHPDLQPLGYQVLTSIATGAATSAGAIIERLQTDKSAVSRQVRQLEELGLVESVRDADDRRARVLVATDLAQERVALARSRYEARLGERLRRWSAEDLDHFAELLAEFGD
- a CDS encoding zinc-ribbon domain-containing protein, which gives rise to MAEPVQQWWARRQFSRGTTVPYAVGEFRTAWASYPELIRQYHPELNNGISLSQVPLAADVLLCWECAVGHRFAATPTEQRERPGRVRRRSAWCPECSTLARPQPVVLGEARAIPARPRKPAPALCTKTPDLPKGTAFHSACAPKPASAAEERLRAALTERLDFTGGLNAVKVVRPFFRHTEVWPDILLPELRIAIEYDTVGRHGLEHVGKREETDRRKDRALRAAGWEVVRVRMGALEPIGPYDLQLSAVSAKGVGRIVDRLRDIRGALIVDAYLRDTGQSPNSASSSAK
- a CDS encoding DUF1684 domain-containing protein, yielding MTTTNARTAAEVVDWRRRVFALYDAVRRADSPEEAHELWRIERDELMLHHPATPLLPEDRVMFEGLPIASYDPQWRFELPIVPADPGGFDFATGTDGVVPFERIGKVEIPDTGSLDVWRLTTYGGGLFIPVRDALAGRPGGTYGGGRYLIDTIKGADLGSDAAQGTIVLDFNFAYNPSCAYDPAWACPLAQPGNVLGVAVPVGETYAGGTT
- a CDS encoding glycoside hydrolase family 9 protein, giving the protein MRRAGAGIRSRGIALSAVLAVSVLAGCTATPLPDTGDANSRTGDVAPVIRVDQVGYGLGETKRAFVMGAADDLDDARFEVRDDDGAVVESGELGADAGPWSDTFEAVREIDLSSVDAAGRYSLEVSSAGHDAVTTAFTVASTADLLHPLADLNLQFFQAQRDGADVIPAVLDRKPSHLLDREATVYLAPNYADGGETLVDDRLTPAGLDPVDVSGGWFDAGDFLKFTGTSAYATSQLLLALRGEGDPALDAEADFGMDWLDRMWDERTRTLFLQVGIGNGNDSVRSDHDVWRLPEDDDLSDAKPGDPDHTIAHRPVFVANAPGEALPPSVAGRVSAAFALDAQRAAARGDVARAEARLRTASAIYAQTDTSPAEGPALATAIPAEFYPESSWQDDLEFAAVELATAATALGDPRAAAWQEDAAEWAARYIESDATGTLGVADVSALAHADLIALDDPTTPALLGDLRRQLDAGVAHAASDPFGAGASTLDFDAVPFTFGLITTAALYETASGDASYRDFATTQRGWVLGANAWGTTFMIGAGTTYPRCPEHQVANLTETDEELLGAVVNGPNAADKLDDLNRFETMRPCEADGADGVPFTVFDGQGSRYLDDVGAWQTVEPSLDFTSTALLAFALTAALPASTTP